The region CCATCACTTCCTTGGCCCTCTTATCATCAAAGGAAAATATTGACGTAATCATCTCCTTCTCAATGTCATTGAACACGCCTGCCTCGCTTCCCGTCTCCAGCATGGACTTGATTTCTTCCTCGGACACATCTGTCTCCAGGTTCTCATTGTGCATGCCAATCAGCTTCAGGAAGCCGCTGGTGGACAGTGAAAGCAGCTTTATAAAGGGATTCATGATACGTGATATATAATAAATGGGTCGTACGCAGAACAGGCTGAAGGCCTCCGCTTTCTGCAGGGCAATCCGCTTAGGCACCAGCTCACCGAACACCAGGTTAAAATAAGCCAGGATGATGGTCACCGCAACTCCTGCCAGGGTCTGGCTGTAGGGTACGTTCCACTGGGCCATCCGCACCGCCAGCACCTGGGCGATACCGGTAGCCGCCGACGCACTGGAGAAAAAACCCGCCAGGGTGATAGCCACCTGGATGGTGGACAGGAATATCGTTGAGTCCTTCATCAGACGCTCTATGAGCGCTGCGTTTTTGCTGCCCTGCTCGGACAGGCGGTGGATCTTGTTCTTGTTGACAGATACCACAGCCATCTCCGAGCCTGCAAAGAATGCATTGATTAATGTCAGGATGACTAAGATTGTGATTTGGAATAAAATATTGGCCGCTTCAGGGTCAGATTCCATGGTAAATGATTCCTCCTTCATATTACATAGATTGATTTGTTTCAAGGACTATTATACATAAAGATTGGGAAAATGTCAGCTAAAGATTCCATTAAGATGCAGCCCATCCCAGAGAGCGATCACTCCAGGGGCTGTATGTAAAAATTCCCTACCACGTCGCTGGAATTGATAACGTTCACAAAGGTATCCGGGTACTGTTCCCTTATCCGTTTCTTCATT is a window of Enterocloster clostridioformis DNA encoding:
- a CDS encoding hemolysin family protein, producing MESDPEAANILFQITILVILTLINAFFAGSEMAVVSVNKNKIHRLSEQGSKNAALIERLMKDSTIFLSTIQVAITLAGFFSSASAATGIAQVLAVRMAQWNVPYSQTLAGVAVTIILAYFNLVFGELVPKRIALQKAEAFSLFCVRPIYYISRIMNPFIKLLSLSTSGFLKLIGMHNENLETDVSEEEIKSMLETGSEAGVFNDIEKEMITSIFSFDDKRAKEVMVPRQDMVALDINEPLEEFLDEILESMHSKIPVYEGEIDNIIGVLSTKALTIEARRTSFDKLDVRALLKPACFVPENRRTDALFREMQANKIKLAILIDEYGGVSGMVTLEDLIEEIVGDIHEEYEEEEPELTELEPHKVYRVSGGITLFDLKEEMHLHMDSSCDTLSGYLMEQLGYIPSREQLPLTVVTPEADYEILEMEDRVIEWVKLTLKETKKEQEE